Sequence from the Cucurbita pepo subsp. pepo cultivar mu-cu-16 chromosome LG02, ASM280686v2, whole genome shotgun sequence genome:
TCCATGTGGTTCTTACATCAAATTGCGCCCACCAACCTACCTGTATTGTCATTTTGATTACCAACCACATGGCAACTATGATTGAATAGCAGTGTAGAGTTTTTATTCTCCTCTTTAGAGGTTATTTTGACACTAATTACCATTTTAAAGTCAATTGTCAATTTTTTCCTCCAACTGTTGTTAAAGCTCacaaaaaattgttttgatgTGAGTACTATAAATATGAACACAATTTTTAATCTCTTAAGGCTCACAAAGCTTCATTGAACAGTGTTTTTggtctcaattttttttaaaattaatttacatgAAAGCTCAATAATATTCTCTTATTCTTTACTCAACTTTAATAGAGTTAgtcaaataaaaactttagCTCGTTGCCACGTTAATAGAAAATGAACCATTAATTGTAATAAAAGGAATAATTTGTGAGTGTGactgaattataaaaattaaattaaaatttgtaaaattttagagaCTCGATTGAAAGTATGTTAGTACCTAACTCTTGTTTTTATTAAGGTatagaaaatggaaataataataataataataataataataataataataataataaataataaacaaatataggGTTTAATTTATGGGACCTTTTTCCCTGTAAAAAGTGTAGGATTCTATTTATGGAGTACTGATTTGATTTGTGGTTGGAATCTTTGAATGTcgaccttaaaaaaaatgtagattCCATTTCTCTTTCATGCACATTTTAAGATTCTTGGGCATCTAAAGATGCTGAAGGCATCTTTTAATTTGTGGCTCTTCATGAATGATGAAAATTCCtagactaatttagagaataaagtggacaatatcatactattgtagagaATCGTGttatctaacatggtatcagagtcatgctctaaatttagtcgtgtcaataaattgataaattcttaaatgtcgaacaaatgactccaaaagaaaaaggagtcgagcctcgattaaggagagagTCCcatattgactaatttagggaatgtcCCATATCGACTaaaaaacccaaagcaaagccacataagagcttatgctcaaagtggacaatatcattccATTGTGGAGATGAtataatttgtgggtatttgTCAATTTCCCCAAGATTTACCAATTTCTTTACCAATTTCCCCAAGATTTACAAATTATCCCCCGAGATTTACCAATTTCCCCAAGATTTACCAATTTCCCCAAGATTTacaaattattacaaattatctCACCTTCCTTCGTTGTTTGCCTAGGTAATGAATTTGGGattaaaacataaacataaaaaaattcaagtttttTAATCACAATAGTTAGGTCACTTATTAGCTAACAATATTTATTGTAAGACTATGAATTAGCTTCCATATATATGCTTTTTCTTCAAGTATTATAAACTTAGGTAAGGATCAAGTGTAATTCTCGAACCCCTATATTTTCACTTCCAAGAATAAATTTTGTGGGTTTACAATTTCGAAAGTAAAAAAGGTTACATCATGTATATGATAGACATCACGTCATTAAAATAACTATCATTTCATAGAGTTTATTATAACTAATGTCTCTCAGCATATATacataacttttaaaagaatgCGTGCTAAAGAAAGCTTTATGGAAGAGAATAAACACCAAAATTAGATTCCTATGCTTTGAGATTCTTGGCCATTCAAAGATGCCAACGCATCTtctattttattcttcaagttggagaatatttatatttaatgtatattattgttttagtCATTAATTTTTACTGTTAATTTATCAAAgtttgtaaaataataataataatgttcaTGTAAAAATCAAAGAGGGAAGCAAATATTCAGAGTTGTCTCCtctacaattttatttcagttttattagcaaagaaataaaatgttatgtatcaacaaagaacaaaaaccagaaaaagaaattttaaatatacattCATTGAGCATTAGCGTAGCCACGTGAAGATGCTTGCTGCACACCAATAAACAACTCAGTATTTCTAATCTTTCAATGCCGACCGCCCACTccaccgccgccaccgccgccggaGTGTTGGTTCTCGGAATTAGTTTAATAATCGAGAAGGGTTTTCATCAGGCTTCGTGTGAGTCGAGGGGGAAACACGTGTCCTCACCCCCGGTGTGCCACAGAAAATGGGCGTAGTTAGCGGCGTAGTACGAGTTGCCAGGATCGGCAGAGATGGCCTCTAAGTAAGTCTCCTCCGCCGCCCATAAATCGTTCCTTACTCGCCACAAGAAGGAGGCGTATTTGTCGAACGCCTCGGCCTCCGGCGGCTCTAACGCCACCGCCCGCTTGAAGTACTCCTCGGCTCTGCAAATCAGAAAAACGTAATTCAATATATGAATTATCTTGAATCTTTCTTGTTTCATGTAATTTCAATTCCAACAACATTGTTTCCTAAATATCTCTctaaaaatgaacaaaaatcaaCTCAACTTGCAAGATCTAGTGGACCACAGGTTATCGTAAACTACGAGAGAGGCcgaattttatttctttttttgtgaAGGGAAGCGCGTGTGCACTCACGAGCAAAAGATCATGACAAGTGCAAtcgatttttgttttctagaACTTGAACCAGCGCCACATGAGTAGCGATCGGAaagtttttcaagaaaaacGATGATTCGGAAATTTCGTTTTTCGGATTGAACTATCGGGATTTTGTGTAAATgtaaaatttcttttcatgtaGTAAATTTCTTATAGGGAGAAATGGATTGCAgatcagaaaaagaaagtgaagattgaaattaaaatgctATGAGTGAGAGAAATGTACCTGTCATAATCATGGCCGACGAGGTAAAGAAACTGGGCGTAGTTCGTGAGGAGGAGCGGATTGTTAGGTTCTTGAACAAGGCTGGTTTGATAAAGAAGCTCTGTTCTTAAATAATCTGCGTAATCGTCTGATTCCATGTTCGCCGTTACTGGCGAGATCAGATTCTGCAACGCGTCGTGATCCAGAACTCCGTCACGCCATTGCCGCATCTTTGAAGCTTCTTCCACTATCGAATTCCACAACTCGGCTTCCTCCTCTTCTCTGTTTGAAACCGACTCTGGCTCCTTCGTCGTTCCGAAGGAAGAAACCTGAGAGGCGTTGTCCGGAAGGATCGTTCCGTATTGATCGGACTGGTTGAACTGTCCGTCATCGTCGACTCCGCCGGCGATTGGCCGTACTTTTCCTCCACCGCCATTGTTTCCACCTATCGATGTCGTTTTTCCGCTTGATGAAGATACGGAAAATGTTTTGATGGTGGATGAATCGAAATTTGAGTGGTGTTGGTTGTGTGATTCGACGACTGAAACCACCGCGGCTGGCGGCGGCGAAGTGGAAGCAAAAGCGGCGTTGTTCCCCATGGAGTAGACTGTGAAATTGGCCAACAGGATCATAACGGAAACCATTAACGTTGGAGTATGAGAGAAAACATGCTGAAATAGCCAAACGAACGAAGCGTGAGTTTCTTTCTGGACACGAACGAGAATGCTCTGTAGATCTTCGAAATAAAGAATCTCCCGCAGCCGCAGAGCGTAGCTATGAAGTTCGCGAATCATAAACACAACAGATGAGAAGGCCTTTTTGACGGAGCAATGAGAAGATTGCCCCGATTCTCTGATATCCTCTTGCCATTGTAACTTCTTCTTTATCATTCTAAGCGAAACCGGAAGATCGAAGCTGTTCGCCCTCCGCTCAATCATCGCCGGAACAAGCTCGTCAGGCCCCGGCCAATCTGGAGGTTCGTGACCGGTTTCAGGCCACGATGGCTCTACATATCCGGATACTGAATCAAAATCTGAATCTGCACAGGAAGCGCTATTGCTACCGGCAGTTTCATCCTCATCAGCAGAATGTTGAAATCTGAGCGCGAGTTCCTGAATCTTCTTGGAAAATTCCTCGTCCGAGAAGGCATCCAAGCTCGCGCTGCAAGTTCTACTGATTCTACGATTCGTCCGCTTCGGAATCTCGCAAGATCGCGACCGATGGAGCGAGGTCGATTTCGAGCCAAACAGAGTCGATTGCTCCAACCTTTGAGCGCACCGCCACACGAGAGATCCTCCATCGACATAGTTCCGTCGCTTGGAGGACGACGGAGACAATATAGTAGAGGCTAGGGTTTGCGGAGATGAAGGACAATGAGGAATAAATGGCTGTGACCAATGGAAACAAGTCGTAGCTACCTTTACTTCCATAATCTTCCAGAAAAACCAGCGAGATTAACAAGCCAAACAGAGGATTAAGGAATAGATAGAAGACGAAATTCGAAGCTTAACAACAAAGGCTAAATCGAAGCAGAATCAAAGACTAGGGCAAAAGCTTGGAATATCTGAGAATTTCACCTCCACGATTCGGCAAAATTATCACTCAGATCcagataaaaaaagaaaatccgaAAGCCTCCTTCCTTTCGACTTACTCAAacctgcaaaaagaaaaaaggaaaaaaaaaaagaaaaaacatcaaaatcaaacgaACAAAAAAGCAGTAAACACCAGTAAGTCACAATGAATCCAAACATTTCCACCAAAATTTTCCAATAACAAATACAAAACGAAAACTCCAGTGGAAAAAACCACAAtcatttcaactttttccaGGAAAATCGGATCACTAAACGCACACAAAACTcgatggaaaagaaaatcggATCCAACGCAAGAACTCGAAAACTCATTCATTCTCATTCAAATTCTTCGCACAAACAAAACTTACTCGAATTTGTCGGCTCATCGGAAAACGCTCCGATTGAACaacgaggaaaaaaaaaataaa
This genomic interval carries:
- the LOC111789063 gene encoding uncharacterized protein LOC111789063, translating into MEVKVATTCFHWSQPFIPHCPSSPQTLASTILSPSSSKRRNYVDGGSLVWRCAQRLEQSTLFGSKSTSLHRSRSCEIPKRTNRRISRTCSASLDAFSDEEFSKKIQELALRFQHSADEDETAGSNSASCADSDFDSVSGYVEPSWPETGHEPPDWPGPDELVPAMIERRANSFDLPVSLRMIKKKLQWQEDIRESGQSSHCSVKKAFSSVVFMIRELHSYALRLREILYFEDLQSILVRVQKETHASFVWLFQHVFSHTPTLMVSVMILLANFTVYSMGNNAAFASTSPPPAAVVSVVESHNQHHSNFDSSTIKTFSVSSSSGKTTSIGGNNGGGGKVRPIAGGVDDDGQFNQSDQYGTILPDNASQVSSFGTTKEPESVSNREEEEAELWNSIVEEASKMRQWRDGVLDHDALQNLISPVTANMESDDYADYLRTELLYQTSLVQEPNNPLLLTNYAQFLYLVGHDYDRAEEYFKRAVALEPPEAEAFDKYASFLWRVRNDLWAAEETYLEAISADPGNSYYAANYAHFLWHTGGEDTCFPLDSHEA